In the genome of Enterococcus hirae ATCC 9790, one region contains:
- a CDS encoding AI-2E family transporter produces the protein MQAKFKNSKLLFWTVELVLTIIGVYFILQMPNVFSPVLKMLSAILLPLLVAGFFYYMFDPVVVFLEKRKIPRVYGYILTLVVLVVLAVLAIMNVIPQLAEQTIQLTKSLPMYAEETSKWLNELAQREEIKNFNIEEQLASANLSLSNLFNIVLVSLSSSVSKVFSFMMQFFVLLFTVPFILLFMFKDGHKFIDALAKFFPQGIRGEVRQTVKELNETLSAYISSTIVDAVIIGIMSFIAMTIFKQPYSLLLAVFCGITNIIPYVGPFIGAVPAVIVGLFVSPFQALYMALSILVIQQLDGNVIKPLLFGKNMNMHPLTIILVLIGAGSVAGILGMLICIPVYAVIKTLVLNIRKIYLLRKFDSGVEPTIQEIKTNGREN, from the coding sequence ATGCAAGCAAAGTTTAAAAATTCAAAATTATTATTTTGGACTGTCGAGTTGGTACTAACGATCATTGGGGTATATTTTATTTTACAGATGCCAAATGTCTTTAGTCCAGTGTTAAAAATGTTATCAGCGATTTTATTGCCATTGCTGGTTGCTGGATTTTTCTATTATATGTTTGATCCGGTCGTTGTTTTTTTGGAAAAACGAAAAATCCCAAGGGTTTATGGATACATATTAACGCTAGTTGTTCTAGTCGTACTAGCGGTTTTAGCGATAATGAATGTGATTCCTCAATTGGCAGAACAGACGATCCAGTTGACTAAAAGTTTGCCGATGTATGCGGAAGAGACAAGTAAATGGCTCAATGAATTGGCACAGCGTGAGGAAATCAAAAATTTCAATATTGAAGAACAATTAGCTTCGGCTAATCTTTCGTTGAGTAATTTGTTCAATATTGTATTGGTAAGCTTATCCAGCAGTGTCTCTAAAGTTTTTTCATTTATGATGCAGTTTTTTGTTTTACTGTTTACCGTGCCTTTTATTCTATTATTCATGTTTAAAGACGGACACAAATTTATCGATGCTTTAGCAAAATTCTTTCCACAAGGGATTCGAGGTGAAGTACGTCAAACGGTCAAAGAACTAAATGAGACGTTATCGGCATATATCAGTAGTACGATCGTTGATGCGGTTATCATTGGTATCATGAGTTTTATTGCTATGACCATCTTTAAACAACCATATAGTTTATTGTTAGCTGTATTTTGTGGTATCACCAATATTATTCCATATGTGGGACCGTTTATTGGCGCTGTCCCGGCAGTGATCGTTGGTCTATTTGTTTCGCCATTCCAAGCATTATACATGGCGCTTTCGATCCTTGTTATCCAACAATTAGATGGAAATGTAATCAAACCGTTGTTATTTGGAAAAAACATGAATATGCATCCATTAACGATTATCTTAGTGTTGATCGGTGCTGGCAGTGTCGCAGGGATTCTAGGAATGTTGATTTGTATTCCGGTGTATGCTGTCATTAAAACATTAGTCTTGAATATCAGAAAAATTTACTTATTGCGAAAGTTTGATTCTGGTGTGGAACCAACGATCCAAGAGATAAAAACGAATGGACGTGAAAATTAA
- a CDS encoding MgtC/SapB family protein has product MDEMILSVPEIILRLGIALIFGGAIGFERQYKNRPAGMRTHILVCMGACIIALIQVEIASKALRDALEYPELVGTIRSDEARLIAQVVSGVGFLGAGTIIVTKQSVTGLTTAASLWAIAGLGIAIGMGFYWIAIISFIGIVIALTVVKQIIHVPTTKKLEIQYIHRKETKDFLTEYFEQRGIFIEDVNFDVDFVDDYRVYKNIYTIDLPKDMTYADVIEELSVHKNIMKLHLVSVAQ; this is encoded by the coding sequence ATGGATGAGATGATCTTATCGGTCCCAGAAATCATCTTACGACTAGGGATTGCATTGATCTTTGGCGGGGCGATTGGATTTGAACGGCAATATAAAAATCGTCCAGCAGGGATGCGGACGCATATTTTAGTATGTATGGGTGCTTGTATCATTGCGTTGATCCAAGTGGAAATTGCAAGTAAAGCGTTACGTGATGCGTTAGAATACCCAGAACTAGTTGGTACGATTCGCTCAGATGAAGCACGTTTGATTGCACAAGTCGTTAGTGGCGTTGGGTTTTTAGGAGCTGGCACGATCATTGTCACGAAACAATCAGTCACCGGGCTAACCACAGCTGCTTCCCTGTGGGCAATTGCTGGACTAGGAATCGCCATTGGTATGGGATTTTATTGGATTGCGATCATTAGTTTTATTGGCATCGTCATTGCATTAACAGTGGTGAAACAAATCATCCATGTACCAACGACTAAAAAATTAGAAATCCAATATATCCATCGGAAAGAAACCAAAGATTTTTTGACAGAGTATTTTGAGCAACGGGGAATCTTCATTGAAGACGTGAATTTTGATGTGGATTTTGTGGATGATTATCGGGTATATAAAAATATTTATACAATTGACTTACCAAAGGACATGACTTATGCAGATGTCATTGAAGAGTTATCTGTCCATAAAAATATCATGAAGCTTCATTTAGTTAGTGTGGCACAATGA
- the nagB gene encoding glucosamine-6-phosphate deaminase, producing MEIIRVKNAEEGGKKAFEIIKKGMENGAKVLGLATGSTPITLYKEMTSSDLDFSDMTSVNLDEYVGLGGSDDQSYRHFMNSQLFDKKPFKESYVPDGKAADLEAACQEYDEILEQYPIDIQILGIGQNGHIGFNEPGAPFDGTTSVVDLTESTINANKRFFEKAEDVPTKAVSMGIGSILKGKEIVLLAYGENKADAIKGMIQGPMTTDLPASALQEHDNVIVIIDDAAGSKL from the coding sequence ATGGAAATCATTCGAGTGAAAAATGCTGAAGAGGGCGGAAAAAAAGCTTTTGAAATTATTAAAAAAGGCATGGAAAATGGGGCAAAAGTATTAGGTCTTGCAACAGGTAGTACGCCAATTACTTTATACAAAGAAATGACTTCAAGCGATCTGGATTTCAGTGACATGACTTCTGTAAACTTAGACGAGTACGTTGGACTAGGCGGTTCAGATGATCAAAGTTACCGTCATTTTATGAATAGCCAATTGTTTGATAAAAAACCATTTAAAGAATCATATGTACCAGATGGAAAAGCTGCTGATCTTGAAGCGGCTTGTCAAGAATACGATGAAATCCTTGAACAATATCCAATCGATATCCAAATTCTAGGAATTGGTCAAAATGGACATATCGGATTCAATGAACCTGGTGCACCATTTGATGGCACAACTTCAGTAGTGGACTTAACAGAATCAACGATCAATGCGAATAAACGATTCTTTGAAAAGGCAGAAGATGTTCCAACAAAAGCTGTCTCAATGGGGATTGGTTCGATCTTAAAAGGAAAAGAGATTGTCTTACTTGCTTATGGTGAAAACAAAGCAGATGCAATCAAAGGAATGATTCAAGGACCAATGACCACAGATTTGCCAGCAAGTGCTTTACAAGAACACGACAACGTGATCGTGATTATTGATGATGCAGCAGGAAGCAAACTATAA
- a CDS encoding ABC-F family ATP-binding cassette domain-containing protein, which translates to MSLLTLTNITQQFGDKILYENVQLQVNAGEHLGLIGQNGAGKSTLIKIITGEILPDDGQVHWQKNIHRGYLDQYVAVDETLTIEEFLKTAYSDEFKKEALITQLYQEYSETMEEELLEKAGKLQTELDQGVFYQIDTLVAEMSSGLGIDVLGLSTPLKKLSGGQRSKVILAKLLLENPDVLILDEPTNHLDDQHIQWLTQFLQSFEGAYIVISHDQEFLDKITTHIADIEFGKITKYTGHLKQALRQKEQNRESYLRQFHAQQKHIEKTEAYIRKYKAGSRSTMAKSRQKQLDKIERLTPPASTAKPIFDFPYSPIVTTLAVETTDLVIGYDRPLLSPINLTIRFGEKVAIRGFNGIGKSTLLKTLIGEIEQLAGEYHFPDNTAINYFSQDLIWEKPLETPLQYLGAQFPKATVKELRRQLAKSGLVNQLASEPLSTLSGGEQTKVKLAQLTMNQGNLLILDEPTNHIDHETKDSLQTGIKHFPGTVIIVSHEQEFYQDLVDRVIEIEG; encoded by the coding sequence ATGAGTCTTTTAACATTAACAAATATCACGCAACAATTTGGAGATAAAATCTTATATGAAAATGTACAACTCCAAGTCAATGCTGGAGAACATCTAGGATTGATCGGACAAAATGGAGCTGGCAAAAGTACGTTGATCAAGATCATCACAGGAGAAATTCTACCAGATGATGGACAAGTCCATTGGCAAAAAAATATCCATAGAGGCTATTTAGATCAATATGTAGCGGTGGATGAAACATTGACCATCGAAGAATTTTTAAAAACAGCCTACTCTGATGAATTTAAAAAAGAAGCATTGATTACCCAACTTTATCAAGAATACAGCGAAACAATGGAAGAGGAGTTACTCGAAAAAGCGGGAAAACTTCAAACAGAATTAGACCAAGGAGTATTCTATCAAATTGATACCTTAGTCGCTGAGATGAGTAGTGGTCTAGGCATTGATGTTTTAGGATTGTCCACTCCTCTAAAAAAACTGAGTGGTGGTCAACGTTCCAAAGTGATTTTGGCAAAATTACTCTTAGAAAATCCCGATGTTCTGATCTTAGATGAACCAACCAATCACTTAGATGACCAACATATCCAATGGCTTACTCAATTTTTACAATCATTCGAGGGCGCTTATATCGTGATTTCTCATGACCAGGAATTTTTAGATAAAATCACAACCCATATCGCTGACATAGAATTTGGTAAAATCACCAAATATACGGGTCATTTAAAACAAGCATTACGACAAAAAGAACAAAACCGTGAAAGTTATCTACGCCAATTTCATGCCCAACAAAAGCACATCGAAAAAACCGAAGCTTATATCCGAAAATATAAAGCTGGTTCTCGCTCTACCATGGCAAAAAGTCGCCAAAAACAATTAGATAAAATTGAGCGATTGACTCCGCCTGCCTCAACAGCTAAGCCAATCTTTGATTTTCCTTATTCTCCGATCGTAACGACATTGGCTGTTGAAACGACTGATTTAGTTATTGGGTATGACCGACCTTTGCTTTCGCCGATCAACCTAACCATCCGCTTTGGTGAAAAAGTGGCGATTCGTGGATTTAACGGTATTGGTAAATCCACACTTTTGAAAACCTTGATTGGCGAAATCGAACAACTAGCCGGCGAATATCACTTTCCCGACAACACAGCGATCAATTATTTTTCACAAGATCTCATTTGGGAAAAACCTTTAGAAACACCCTTACAATATCTAGGCGCACAGTTTCCTAAAGCAACCGTTAAAGAATTAAGAAGACAACTAGCCAAATCTGGTTTAGTCAATCAACTAGCTAGTGAACCACTTTCTACTCTTAGCGGTGGTGAACAAACCAAAGTAAAATTGGCACAACTCACGATGAACCAAGGAAACTTATTAATTCTTGATGAACCAACGAATCATATCGATCATGAAACAAAAGATAGCTTACAAACCGGTATCAAGCATTTTCCTGGGACGGTAATCATCGTCTCTCATGAACAAGAATTTTACCAGGATTTAGTCGATCGAGTCATTGAAATCGAGGGATAA
- a CDS encoding type II toxin-antitoxin system PemK/MazF family toxin — MIWIDFDPSKGKEIRKRRPALVVSRDEFNERTGFCLVCPITSTKRNFATYIEIKDPQKIVGEVAIHQLRSVDYTTRNIEKIEQCDLLTWIEVVEVIRMFI; from the coding sequence ATTATTTGGATCGACTTTGACCCTTCTAAAGGTAAAGAGATAAGAAAGCGTAGACCTGCGTTAGTAGTTAGTAGAGACGAGTTTAATGAGCGTACAGGTTTTTGCTTAGTTTGTCCTATCACTTCTACAAAGAGGAACTTTGCAACATATATTGAAATAAAAGACCCGCAGAAAATAGTGGGTGAAGTAGCTATACACCAATTAAGATCGGTTGATTATACCACAAGAAATATTGAAAAAATTGAACAATGTGATTTGTTGACGTGGATTGAAGTGGTGGAAGTGATAAGGATGTTTATTTAG